The window TCACCGGTGTACGAAATAAAAATCGTTGGAATACATAAGGTTGAACTAATAATGAATGCTGGAGATGAAGGGTCCCAGGCCGAATATCCTCTTGCCTCAAAGGTGTTGCGAATACCACCATTTGGGAAACTGGATGCATCTGGCTCTTGCTGAATTAATTGTTTTCCCTCAAAGGCTTCAATAGCTCTGCAATTATCAATAGGTTGGAAAAAACCATCGTGTTTTTCTGCCGTAGTTCCTGTTAATGGTTGAAACCAATGGGTGTAATGAGATACTCCTTTGCTTAAAGCCCAAGCTTTCATCCCTGTTGCAACTGCATCTGCCACTTTTCTATCTAGTTGAGTACCTAGTTCAACCGCTTCCATTACTTTCTCAAATACATCCTCTTGGAGGTATTGTTTCATGGTGTCACGGTGAAATACATTCTCACTGTAAAAGGTAGAAACCTTGCCTGGATTTTCTACTACCAATGGGGTACGGGTATGTAATTCTTCTAATGCCTTAAAACGTAAAATTGCCATTTTTTTAAATTTTTTTGCAAAGGTATTCAAAAAAATGGGGGGTAGGTAGGAAAAAAGTATAAAAAATTTCAACAATACCCCAAAAAAGGAGGGGGGTAGTCGAAAAAACATTAATTTAGAATTTCCAATGCTGCTCGCCTAGAAGCGCCTTTTTCTCCAAGTTTGGTCCTTAATTCATGGTATCCGTTTTGAATTTCTTCTTTTGATTTTGGTTGAAGTAAATATTTTAATTCCTGTTCCAATTGTTCAACAGTTAATTCATATTGTATGAGCTCTTTAACGAGCATCCTATCCAAAATTAAGTTTACCAGCGAAATGTATTTTACCTTGATTAAGTGTTTAGCAATAAAATAACTTATTGGATTTCCTTTGTAACAAACTACTTCCGGAACTCCAAACAATGCCGTTTCTAAGGTGGCAGTTCCGGAGGTAACTAAGGCTGCATCTGCTTTATTTAAGATGTCATAGGTCCGACCTTTAAGGTAACTCAAATTGGGATATTGATTCAATCCTACAAAGTTTTCCGCTGATAGGGTAGGGGCCATCCCTAAAATAAAGGTATACTGCGGATTTCTCCTAACAACCTCCAAAAGTATTGGCCAAACCTGTTTTATCTCCATGGCTCTGCTACCTGGTAATAATGCAATAATCGGACGACCTATTTCTTTTTCAATTTTTTGTTTCGGTACATAGGATTCAACTATATCTAACAGGGGATGGCCAACAAAACAAACAGACATACCATGTTTGGCATAAAAATCTCTTTCAAAAGGTAAAATCACAAGCATTTGGTCCACAACCCTCTTAATCTTATTGACCCTACTTTCTTTCCATGCCCAAATTTGTGGTGAAATGTAATACACTACCCTGAATCCTTTTAATTTCGCCCATTCCGCAATTTTTAAGTTAAAGCCGGGATAATCGATAAGGATGATTACATCAGGATTGTATTGGACTATATCCTGTTTGCAATAACGGATATTGCTTAAAATAGTCCTTAAATTAGCAATAACTTCAACAAAACCCATAAAAGCCAGGTCTTTAATATGTTTAACAACCTGGGCCCCGGCTTTTTCACATTCATCCCCTCCCCAGCATCGAAAGTTTAGGTCACTCCTGATTCCTTTCATAGCTCTAATTAAATTAGAACCATGTAAATCACCACTCGCTTCTCCTGCAATCAGGTATACTTTGCTAATCCTTGACGCCATTCCTGATTACTTCACTCTAATGACTCCTACAAATGGGTCAAATATTTGTCCAATATAAACCTTGTTTTTATAAGGTAAAGCAGTTGATGCAGCACTTATTTGGTAACCATCATCCTGAAATACCAGATCTTTTTGACCTGTTTTTAACTCCACTTTCCAAATTTGACTTGGTGATTTTTTTTCGGTAGTTTTTACATGCCCCAAAAATTTCATATTGCTGGGATGTGCCGTAGTGTATAAATAACCTCCATGAAAAATCAAATTATCTAAACCTTTAATGTCACAAACTCTTTTTCCTTCTTTTCCTTTTAAAATTCGGCCTTTTCCCAGAATGGATAATGGATAGGCATATAAGCCATGCATACGGGTTGTTGCTATGTATAAAACGCTATCGTCGACAAATACGCCATTGGCATAGGCCATATGGTCGAGAACAAATTCCCATTTTTGGGTATTAACCGAATACTTTACCACAGTAGATCTTTTGGTATTAAAAAGGTATTGCCATATCACTTTCCCCCTGCCTAAAAAATTGGAAACATACATATTGCCATTTCCATCAATATCCAAATCATTGGGATTAATCAGAAAATCAGGAGAAGTGTAACAATGTTCAAAATTCAATTGAAGGTCCTTAATTGAAAACTGTAAAATTTGATGCCAATCCGATCCTTCTTTATGGTCAATAGCATATAAATAGTTCTGACCATTTATTTTTTCAACTGAAATGCCATGCAAATCTAAATGAATGGTGTCCGGTAAACCGCTAATCTCCATTTTTCTAGATTGGTCTGTTTCTGTATCAATAAGGTAAAAAGTCGATTCTTTTTTTACCTCTCTCCGCTCAGCACACGATACAACCAAATAGCTTTTCCCATTTTCAGAGAATAAATCCAAATCTTCGGTTCCCGGACCGGTCTGGATTTTGCTAAATGAAACGCCGGGAGTAGTTTGGTAACTGCGACATGCACCTATGGAAAAGGATACCAATAACAGTATGGAAATTCTTTTAAAATAGATCTGGAACATTTGCGTTACTATGGGGATTTTACCATTGCAAAGGTGGGTAAATTAATAGTATTCATAGTGGTTAAAAATGAAAAATTATCATCCTTTTGCTCGAAAATGTCTTGGAGTTATAAAATTTAATTTTTATGTTTACGCAGAAATTTTCTGTAAATACCTCTTTCGCCTTAAATAAAACGTCATTTGTCTAATTTAAATCGTAAAAATCATGAATAATGTAATTGTTGTGCCAGTTGACTTTTCTGACGACTCCATTAATGCCTTGGAATATGCAATCGATCTGGCTAATAAGGCAGGTTCCGATATTGTCATGGTTTATGTCGTAAAAACTAGTCGCTTCGATTTTTTTAAAGGTGTAGAATCTGTTGCTAGCAAAGGTGATTTCGAAAACTTTCAAGATAAATATCAGCCTTCTCTTAAAGGTAGACTAAGCTGGGAAGTTAGAAAAGGTATAGTAGCGGATGAAATAATTAAATTGTCTGAAGAGCAAAAATCGTGGATAATCGTCATGGGTTCTCACGGAGTTTCTGGTTTAATGGAGAACTGGATGGGTAGCAATGCCTTTAAAGTTGTGAGCCAAAGCAAATGTCCGGTTTTAACCCTTCGCGGTGATTATAAGAAGCGCGAAGTAGAAAAAATAGTTCTGCCAATTGACAATACCTGGGCATCACGACATAAGATTCCTAATGCCATTGATTTGGCAAAATTATTTCATTCAGAAATTGTGGTGTTGGGTACCTATCCCAATAACGATAAGGAAGAAGAGTTTAAAGTAAGAAAGTATGTCCACCAAAGCCAAGATGTAATTCATAAACACCATGTTCGCTCTCATGCAGAATATACCTCAGGTGCCAATGTCGCTAAACTTACCATCGAATTTGTAAATAATTACAAGGCCGACATGGTGGCAATAATGACAGATACCGATGAAGATATTTCAAAAATGATTCTTGGTGGTTATGCCCAATACATGGTTCATAATTGTCCGGTTCCTCTGCTTTCAGTGCATCCAAATC of the Bacteroidia bacterium genome contains:
- the lpxB gene encoding lipid-A-disaccharide synthase: MASRISKVYLIAGEASGDLHGSNLIRAMKGIRSDLNFRCWGGDECEKAGAQVVKHIKDLAFMGFVEVIANLRTILSNIRYCKQDIVQYNPDVIILIDYPGFNLKIAEWAKLKGFRVVYYISPQIWAWKESRVNKIKRVVDQMLVILPFERDFYAKHGMSVCFVGHPLLDIVESYVPKQKIEKEIGRPIIALLPGSRAMEIKQVWPILLEVVRRNPQYTFILGMAPTLSAENFVGLNQYPNLSYLKGRTYDILNKADAALVTSGTATLETALFGVPEVVCYKGNPISYFIAKHLIKVKYISLVNLILDRMLVKELIQYELTVEQLEQELKYLLQPKSKEEIQNGYHELRTKLGEKGASRRAALEILN
- a CDS encoding universal stress protein, which produces MNNVIVVPVDFSDDSINALEYAIDLANKAGSDIVMVYVVKTSRFDFFKGVESVASKGDFENFQDKYQPSLKGRLSWEVRKGIVADEIIKLSEEQKSWIIVMGSHGVSGLMENWMGSNAFKVVSQSKCPVLTLRGDYKKREVEKIVLPIDNTWASRHKIPNAIDLAKLFHSEIVVLGTYPNNDKEEEFKVRKYVHQSQDVIHKHHVRSHAEYTSGANVAKLTIEFVNNYKADMVAIMTDTDEDISKMILGGYAQYMVHNCPVPLLSVHPNPDLTVKDYKGF